TATGGGGACGAGGCGGAGGCGGCGGCGGTGCGGTACCTGGAGGAGCGAGGCTGGCGCGTGCGAGCCCGCAACTGGCTCTGTCGTTACGGCGAGCTGGACGTGGTGGCCGAGCGCGAGGAGCTGCTGTGCTTCGTGGAGGTGCGGATGCGCTCCTCGGCCGTGTGGGGAGACCCGGCGCACACCGTGTCGTTCGCGAAGCAGCGTCGGGTGGTGAAGGCCGCGCTGCACTATCTCTTCGCGCATGAGCTCCAGGGGCGGATGATGCGCTTCGATGTGATAGCCGTCGTCGGGCGCGGCGAGCGGGCCACCGTGGAGCACATTCCCGGCGCCTTCGATGCGGGCATGTGAGGGAAGGCATGGCTGGAACGCTGTACCTGGTGGCCACGCCCATCGGGAACCTGGGTGACATCACGACACGCGCGCTGGAGACGCTCCGCGCGGTGCGCTTCATCGCTTGCGAGGACACGCGGCACTCGCGCGTGCTGCTCGACCACTTCGGCATCGGCGGGAAGGACCTGGTGAGCCTGCCCGCGTTCGCGGAG
The genomic region above belongs to Myxococcus guangdongensis and contains:
- a CDS encoding YraN family protein, giving the protein MGRGVRREYGDEAEAAAVRYLEERGWRVRARNWLCRYGELDVVAEREELLCFVEVRMRSSAVWGDPAHTVSFAKQRRVVKAALHYLFAHELQGRMMRFDVIAVVGRGERATVEHIPGAFDAGM